ATCATGATGGTGAATCCACAGCAACTTTGTGCCAGAGCACAGGAAGCATTAGTCTCTGATGTAGAATTATCTTGTTTGGTCTATGCTGTAAttagaggtgtgactgcagcccatgtggctacactgcacactccttatGGCAGCTACCCTACCTAGCTGTGCAAACCCACCCAGGATCCTGGGCACATACCTGGGCAGCAAGCCTGCaaagcttcactgctattgttattcaaGCTACTCAGAGCAAAGccagctcaggtatgtctacacatgctgcagtcatacCTCTCACACAGTGCAGCCAAATCCTCGGATGAGCAGGAATTGCCACTGTTTCAAGCTGGTAGGGTCAGTGCACAATGTGTCCCAAcgagggctgtcaattaatcacagttaactcacgcaattaagtaaaaaaaattaattgcaattaaaaaaaattaatcgcagtgttacacaataaaatgccaattgaaatttattaaatacttttggatgtttttctatattttcaaacatattgattttattacgacacagaatacaaagtgtacagtgctcactttatattattatttttgattacaaatatttgcattgtaaaaatgataaacaaaagaaacagtcttTTTCAATccacctcatacaggtactgtagtgcaatctcgttATCATGGAAgtggaacttacaaatgtagatttttttgttacataactgcatggaaaaacaaaacaatgtaaaactttagagcctacaagtctactcagtcgtacttcttgttcagccaatcactaagacaaacaagtttgtttacatttatgggagatactgctgcctgcttcttgtttacaatgttacctgaacgtgagaacaggcatttgcatggcacttttgtagctggcattgcaaggtatttatgttccagatatgttaaacattcgtatgccccttcatgcttcaggcaccattccagaggccatgcttccatgctgatgatactcatttaaaaaaaaaagcgttaattaaatttgtgactgaactccttgggggagaatggtttgtctcctgctctgttttacccacattctgccatatatttcatgttatcgcagtctcagatgatgacccagcacatgttcattttaagaaccctttcacAACGGATTTGACAAAACTCACAGAGAagctaccaatgtgagatttctaaaaatagctatagcacttgacccaaggtttaagaatctgaagtgccttccaaaatctgagagggatgaggtgtggagcatgctttcggaagtcttaaaagagcaacatgccGATGTGGAAACTagagaacccaaaccaccaaaaaagaaaatcaaccttctgctggtggtctctgactcagatgatgaaaatgaacatgcattgataTGTTGTgcttggatcgttatcgagcagaacctatcatcagcatggacgcatgtcctatggaatggtgATTGAAACATGAAGGacttatgaatctttagcgcatctggcacgtaaatatcttgtgacaccaccTACAACAGTGCCaggcgaacgcctgttctcactttcaggtgacactgtaaacaagaagcaggcagcattatctcctgcaaattgtaatcacattgtttgtctgagcgattggctgaagtaggacttagtggacttgtaggctctagagttttacattgttttatttttgaatgcagttattttttgtacagaattctacttttgtaagttcaactttcatggtaaagagattgcactagagtacttgtattaggtgaattgaaaaatactattccttttgctttttacagtacaaatatttgtaatcaaatatatttgaaaatgtaaaaaaaatccaacaatatttaaataaacgatattctattattgtttaatagcacaattaatcacaggATTAATtgcggttaatttttttaatcacttgacagccctagtgccAACATACTTAGCTCTATGCTTGAGTCACCAAGAAGCTAGACACCATATGCActgatttaggccctgatccagcaaagcacatgcttaaacttttaacttgacttcagtgggactgctcacatgcttaaagttaagcacatgcttaagagctttCCTGCACTGTGGTCTTCCTTCTTATTCATATCcccaagtcaatggagctgcagagggagtaaatcagcacagaatttggcccacagttttCCCATTCTTTGAGGTTGGACGCCAAACCATTGCTAGAATTGGCTGAAAGCATTAAAAGGACAGATCTGTTTGTCGGTGCTGTCTGGAGGATAGTGCTATATGGGAACTAGCAAAAGCAGAGGCATTTTCTGGGTGAGTATCATAATACTTTGCATGCGTATGGTCcctttcattcaaggatctcaattAAACCTTACACTGATGAATGAACTGGAAGGTAGAAAGTGGTTAGGGTGCTGGCCAGGACACTGGAAACCCAGCCAAAAGctgccttgggaaagtcacttaggaaactgagccctggtctacactaggactttaggtcgaatttagcagtgttaaatcgatgtaaacctgcacccgtccacacaatgaagccctttatttttgacttaaagggctcttaaaattgatttccttactccacccctgacaagtggattagcgcttaaatcgacgttgccggctcgaatttggggtactgtggacacaattcgatggtattggcctccgggagctatcccagagtgctccattgtgaccgctctggacagcactctcaactcagatgcactggccaggtagacaggaaaagaaccgcgaacttttgaatctcatttcctgtttggccagcatggcaagctgcaggtgaccatgcagagctcatcagcacaggtgaccatgacggagtcccagaatcgcaaaagagctccagcatggaccgaacgggaggtacgggatctgattgctgtttggggagaggaatccgtgctatcagaactccgttccagttttcgaaatgccaaaacctttgtcaaaatctcccagggcatgaaggacagaggccataacagggacccgaagcagtgccacgtgaaactgaaggagctgaggcaagcctaccagaaaaccagagaggcgaacggccgctccaggtcagagccccaaacatgccgcttctatgatgagctgcatgccattttagggggttcagccaccactaccccagccgtgttgtttgactccttcaatggagatggaggcaatacggaagcaggttttggggacaaagaagatgatgatgatgatgaggttgtagatagctcacagcaagcaagtggagaaaccggttttcccgacagccaggaactgtttctcaccctggacctggagccagtaccccccgaacccacccaaggctgcctcctggacccagcaggcggagaagggacctctggtgagtgtaccttttaaaatactatacatggtttaaaagcaagcatgtgaaaggattactttgccctggcattcgcggttctcctagatgtagtcctaaagcctttgcaaaaggtttctggggagggcagccttattgcgtccttcatggtaggacactttaccactccaggcaagtaacacgtactcgggaatcattgtagaacaaagcattgcagtgtatgtttgctggcattcaaacaacatccgttctttatctctctgtgttatcctcaggagagtgagatataattcatggtcacctggttgaaatagagtgcttttcttcaggggacactcagaggagcccattcctgctgggttgtttgcctgtggctaaacagaaatgttccccgctgttagccacagggaggggagaaggttgagggggtagtcacgcggtggggggaggcaaaatgcgaccttgtaacgaaagcacatgtgctatgtatgtaattttaacagcaaggtttaccctgaaagagtgtagccactgttttataaaatgtgtctttttaaatactgctgtccctttttttttctccaccagctgcatgtgtttcaatgatcacaggatcttctccttcccagaggctagtgaagcttagaaagaaaaaaaaacgcactcgcaatgaaatgttctccgagctcatgctgtcctcccacactgacagagcacagacgaatgcgtggaggcaaataatgtcagagtgcaggaaagcacaaaatgaccgggaggagaggtggcgggctgaagagagtaagtggcgggctgaagagagtaagtggcgggctgaagacagggctgaagctcaaatgtggcgacagcatgatgagaggaggcaggattcaatgctgaggctgctgcaggaccaaaccagtatgctccagtgtatggttgagctgcagcaaaggcagctggagcacagactgccactgcagcccctctgtaaccaaccgccctcctccccaagttccatagcctccacacccagatgcccaagaacgcagtgggggggcctccggccaaccagccactccaccagagaggattgcccaaaaaaaagaaggctgtcattcaataaattttaaagttgtaaacttttaaagtgctgtgcttaaagtgctgtgtggcattttccttccctcctccaccacccctcctgggctaccttagtagtcatccccctatttgtgtgatgaatgaataaagaatgcatgaatgtgaagcaacaatgactttattgcctctgcaagcgatgattgaagggaggaggagcgggtggttagcttacagggaagtagagtgaaccaaggggcggggggtttcatcaaggagaaacaaacagaactttcacaccgtagcctggccagtcatgaaactggttttcaaagcttctctgatgcgtaccgcgccctcctgtgctcttctaaccgccctggtgtctggctgcgcgtaaccagcagccaggcgatttgcctcaacctcccaccccgccataaacgtctcccccttactctcacagatattgtggagcacacagcaagaagtaataacagtgggaatattggtttcgctgaggtctaagcgagtcagtaaactgcgccagcgtgcctttaaacgtccaaatgcacattctaccaccattctgcacttgctcagcctgtagttgaacagctcctgactactgtccaggctgcctgtgtacggcttcatgagccatggcattaaggggtaggctgggtccccaaggatacatataggcatttcaacatccccaacagttattttctggtctgggaataaagtcccttcctgcagcttttgaaacagaccagaaagttcctgaagatgcgagcatcatgcacctttcccggccatcccacgttgatgtt
Above is a window of Caretta caretta isolate rCarCar2 chromosome 2, rCarCar1.hap1, whole genome shotgun sequence DNA encoding:
- the LOC142070888 gene encoding uncharacterized protein LOC142070888, whose protein sequence is MQSSSAQVTMTESQNRKRAPAWTEREVRDLIAVWGEESVLSELRSSFRNAKTFVKISQGMKDRGHNRDPKQCHVKLKELRQAYQKTREANGRSRSEPQTCRFYDELHAILGGSATTTPAVLFDSFNGDGGNTEAGFGDKEDDDDDEVVDSSQQASGETGFPDSQELFLTLDLEPVPPEPTQGCLLDPAGGEGTSAACVSMITGSSPSQRLVKLRKKKKRTRNEMFSELMLSSHTDRAQTNAWRQIMSECRKAQNDREERWRAEESKWRAEESKWRAEDRAEAQMWRQHDERRQDSMLRLLQDQTSMLQCMVELQQRQLEHRLPLQPLCNQPPSSPSSIASTPRCPRTQWGGLRPTSHSTREDCPKKRRLSFNKF